From a region of the Coffea arabica cultivar ET-39 chromosome 3e, Coffea Arabica ET-39 HiFi, whole genome shotgun sequence genome:
- the LOC113737712 gene encoding uncharacterized protein, with protein sequence MAGGVPAPHRQYDPYSNTYNPGWRDHPNLSYGNRQQSSFLNRPPGFHQPWQPKSQSSSSNSGSSLEDLVKSLATTTTQLQQEIRSLAANTAQLQQDTKAEKKDQEARISQLATAINRLESHVYGKLPSQPEVNPRNVSAMTLRSGKKLEGLEKTKKVEKEKELLDVFRKVEINIPLLDAIKQIPKYAKFLKDLCTHKRKLRGDERVAVGENVSAILQRKLPPKCGDPGMFTIPYKIGGTPIRKAMLDLGASINVMPKTIYASLNLGPLKGTCIIIQLADRTNAYPEGLVEDVLVQVNELVFPADFYVLDMGDKKALNPSPILLGRPFLSIARTKIDVNEGTLSMEFDGEIVNFNIFDAMKYPDEANSVFALSIIEPLVQDTFELNRGDALEVALAKHLELGATLDVEISDELYRAVEALHSLPPLSPRYELTSLFVPETQAKLLPSIVQAPELELKPLPKHLKYAFLGDNETLPVEAIFPPR encoded by the exons ATGGCCGGAGGCGTGCCCGCGCCCCACAGGCAGTATGACCCGTATTCCAACACGTACAACCCGGGTTGGAGGGACCATCCCAATCTCAGTTATGGGAACAGGCAACAAAGTTCATTCCTGAATCGTCCACCAGGATTCCACCAGCCTtggcaaccaaaatctcaaTCCTCATCCTCCAATTCAGGAAGCTCCTTGGAGGACCTAGTCAAAAGCCTAGCCACGACTACTACTCAGCTTCAACAGGAGATCAGATCCTTGGCAGCAAATACCGCGCAGCTCCAGCAGGACACCAAAGCGGAAAAGAAGGACCAAGAAGCTCGAATAAGCCAACTGGCAACTGCCATTAACCGCTTGGAGTCCCACGTTTACGGGAAACTGCCATCGCAACCCGAGGTAAATCCCAGGAATGTAAGTGCCATGACGCTGAGGAGTGGCAAGAAACTGGAAGG GTTGGAAAAGACAAAGAAggtagagaaggaaaaagagctcTTGGATGTGTTTCGAAAAGTGGAGATCAACATTCCCCTGTTGGATGCAATCAAACAGATACCGAAATATGCCAAGTTTTTAAAAGATTTGTGCACCCACAAAAGGAAGCTAAGGGGGGACGAAAGAGTAGCGGTGGGAGAAAACGTGTCAGCTATACTCCAAAGAAAACTCCCACCGAAATGTGGAGACCCAGGTATGTTCACCATTCCCTACAAGATAGGAGGTACTCCAATTAGGAAAGCAATGTTGGATTTGGGGGCGTCAATTAATGTTATGCCTAAGACAATCTATGCTTCTCTTAATCTTGGCCCATTAAAAGGCACATGCATTATAATCCAACTTGCAGACCGTACCAATGCTTATCCAGAGGGGTTAgttgaagatgttttggtacAAGTCAATGAGTTAGTTTTTCCTGCAGATTTCTATGTCTTAGATATGGGAGATAAAAAGGCATTAAATCCGTCACCTATTTTGCTAGGTAGACCATTTTTAAGCATTGCTAGGACGAAAATAGATGTGAATGAGGGTACTTTGTCGATGGAGTTTGATGgtgaaattgtaaatttcaatatttttgatgCGATGAAATACCCGGATGAGGCTAACTCTGTTTTTGCTTTGAGCATTATTGAACCTCTTGTACAGGACACATTTGAATTGAATAGGGGCGATGCACTGGAAGTGGCATTGGCCAAACATCTCGAGTTGGGAGCAACTCTTGATGTAGAAATAAGTGATGAGCTATACCGTGCAGTTGAAGCATTGCATTCGCTCCCACCTCTCTCCCCAAGGTATGAGCTTACTTCTCTCTTTGTACCAGAAACTCAGGCAAAATTGTTGCCTTCTATTGTGCAGGCACCTGAGTTGGAGCTCAAGCCTCTCCCGAAGCACTTGAAGTATGCATTTCTCGGAGACAATGAGACGTTACCAGTAGAAGCTATCTTCCCTCCCAGATAG